The genomic segment CAAGAGATCTGCAGCACCTTTGGCGGTCTGAACAGCCATTTTCAGTGCGTCATGTGCATGAAAGCCTATTTCAACCCCACCCTGGGATGCTGCACGTATAGCACGCAGAAAAAATGCAATCCCACAGGCGCAGAGCGCTGTCGCCGAGGTCATCAGGTCCTCGTTGATGATCACAACCGATCCGACCGTCTCAAACATTTTCTCTACTTGCTCTAAACTTTCTGTTGAAGCACTATCGCTGGCGATACAGGTCATCGACTGGGCGATGGCAATCGCCGTGTTCGGCATAGCACGTATGACAGTCGCGTCCTCCCCCAATTCAGCCTTCAGGTCAGCACAGGACACACCAGAGGCAATAGATACGAAAATCTGTCTTCCCTTGTCGACGACAGGAGATACCTCCATCAACACCTTTTTGAGTTGCTGTGGTAGAATAGCGAATACAACAATATC from the Sphingobacterium thalpophilum genome contains:
- the proC gene encoding pyrroline-5-carboxylate reductase; translation: MKKVTIIGSGNIGLSLAKGLVKSQFAQASDITLTRRNLNALAEEASQGFIVSNDNKAAVKSADIVVFAILPQQLKKVLMEVSPVVDKGRQIFVSIASGVSCADLKAELGEDATVIRAMPNTAIAIAQSMTCIASDSASTESLEQVEKMFETVGSVVIINEDLMTSATALCACGIAFFLRAIRAASQGGVEIGFHAHDALKMAVQTAKGAADLLLHTNAHPEREIDKVTSPKGCTIAGLNEMEHNGFSSAFIKGIKLSADKAGGLYNEG